From the genome of Rhizobium oryzihabitans:
GTCAACGCGGTTGCGAGGGCAGGTCTGTGAGCGCTGCTCTTTTTGAACACACCAAGGGTAAACTGGTCGGTGTCGGAACCGGCCCTGGCGATCCCGAGCTTCTGACGCTGAAAGCCGTGCGCGCCATCGAAAATGCCGATGTCCTTGCCTTCTTCTGCAAGAAAGGCAGCAGCGGCAATGGTCGCGGCATCGTTGAGGCCTTCATTCGTCCGGGCACGCTGGAAATGCCGCTGGTCTATCCGGTCACCGTCGAGAGCGACAAAAACGGCGAGGACTATCGCGGCGCAATCGCCGCCTTTTTCGATCAGTCGGCCATGGATATTGCTGCCCATCTCGATGCCGGGCGCAATGTCGCCGTGCTGTCGGAAGGCGATCCGCTGTTTTACGGCTCCTATATGCACCTTCATCTGCGGCTTGCGCCCTCCTATGAGGCGGAGGTCGTCGCTGGCATCACCGCCATGTCCGGCTGCTGGTCGATGGCCGGTCTACCGCTGGTGCAGGGTGACGATATCTTGAGCGTGCTTCCCGGCACGCTGGCGGAAGATGTGCTGACAGAGCGCCTGTCCGGCACGGATGGCGCCGTGATCATGAAGGTGGGGCGCAACCTGCCGAAGATCCGCCGGGCGTTGGAAAAAGCCGGCAAGCTTAACGAGGCGCTTTATGTCGAGCGCGGCACCATGGCGAACAGCCATGCCGTGCCGCTGATCGAGCGGGACGCATCGCCCGCGCCCTATTTTTCGCTGGTTCTGGTGCCGGGCTGGAAAACCAGACCCGCTGGCGGTGAAACGCCATGACCGGCCGGCTGGTGGTTGTCGGCCTCGGCCCCGGCAGTGCGGCGCAGGTGACACCGGAAGCGCTCGCCGCCGTTGAAGCATCAGAGGATTTCTTCGGTTATATTCCCTATCTCGACCGTCTGGCGCTCAGACCCGGCCAGCGCCGCCATGCCTCTGATAATCGCGAGGAAATCTCCCGCGCCCAACAGGCGCTGCGGCTTGCCGCCGCTGGCGGCAAGGTCTGTGTGGTTTCGGGCGGCGATCCCGGCGTTTTCGCCATGGCGGCGGCGGTTTGCGAGGCGATTGAAAACGGCCCGTCTGAATGGCGCGAGATAGACTTTTCGGTCGTGCCGGGCGTGACGGCGATGCTCGCTGTTGCCGCAAGAGCCGGCGCGCCTCTCGGGCATGATTTCTGCGCCATTTCGCTGTCGGACAATTTGAAGCCCTGGGGCATTATCGAAAAGCGGCTTATCGCGGCGGCGGAAGCCGGATTCGTGATGGCCTTCTACAATCCCGTAAGCAAGGCGCGCCCGCACCAGCTTGGCACCGCCTTCGATCTCTTGCGGGCACATTTGCCCGGTTCGGTGCCGGTGATCTTCGGCCGGGCGGCAGGCCGGGCGGATGAACGTATCCGGGTCGTGCCTTTGTCGGAAGCATCAAGCGATATGGCGGATATGGCCACCTGCATCATCGTCGGCTCGGTGGAAACGCGTCTGATCGAACGCTCCGAGAAAGACCCGCTGGTCTATTCGCCACGTTTTTCGAAAAGAGAAAGCTGATGGCGGATGGTGGTGAGCGCAGTCGCTACATCAGGCACGTTCGCGTCATTGGCGTCGTTCCGCTTGGGCGGCCGCTCGATCATGATGACCGGAACGCCGAGACGCCTCGCCGCTTCGATCTTGTCATAACTGGCACTGCCGCCGGAATTCTTGGAAATAACAGTCTCGATACTGTTTTCTTCCAGCATGCGGATTTCGTCATTGAGCGCAAAGGGGCCGCGTGCGGTGATATAGTGCGCATCCGGCACCTTGAGCGGCGGCTCCACCGGATCGACGCTGCGGATAAGATAGCGGTGCTGAGGGGCGGCTTCGAAAGGGAGAAGTTCCTGCCGTCCGAGCGCCAGAAACACGCGCTTGCCTTCGCTGCCGAGCGCCGTAACGGCCTGTTCGACGGTATCGACACTCTGCCACCTGTCACCCGGCTGGCGCTGCCAGGCGGGGCGCGAAAGCGCTACGAGCGGAACTTTGGCAAGTCGGGCTGCCTCGATGGCGTTGGCGGAAATCCTCGCCGCATAGGGATGGGTGGCGTCCACGAGAATATCGAAGCCCTCGGCGCGAATGAAATCCGCAAGACCCGTCGCACCGCCAAATCCGCCGCTGCGCATCGGCACGGGCTGTTCCACTGGCGAAAGCGTGCGTCCGGCCATGGAGAGCAGGATTCGGTAGCCGGAGTCCTCTGCCAGCCTGCCGGCCAGAATGCGGGCATCCGCCGTGCCGCCAAGGATGAGTATGGAGCGTGTCATGACGTCTGAATATTCTGGAACGGACAACGCTTCCACTCAAAAGAAGGCTTCCGCTGAAAAGAAAGAGAAGCCGTGGCTTTCCATCGTTGGCATTGGCGAGGATGGGTTTGAGGGGCTCGGCCGGAATGCCATTGCGGCAATAGAGGCGGCCGAGATCGTTTTCGGCGGCAAACGCCATCTGGAACTGGCGGCCGCGGCCATTCATAGCGAAGCGCGCCCTTGGCCGGTGCCGTTCGATGCGGAGATGAGCGATGTCGTGGCGTTGCGCGGCGGCAAAGTCTGCGTGCTCGCCTCCGGCGATCCGTTCTTTTATGGTGTCGGCGTT
Proteins encoded in this window:
- a CDS encoding precorrin-2 C(20)-methyltransferase, with translation MSAALFEHTKGKLVGVGTGPGDPELLTLKAVRAIENADVLAFFCKKGSSGNGRGIVEAFIRPGTLEMPLVYPVTVESDKNGEDYRGAIAAFFDQSAMDIAAHLDAGRNVAVLSEGDPLFYGSYMHLHLRLAPSYEAEVVAGITAMSGCWSMAGLPLVQGDDILSVLPGTLAEDVLTERLSGTDGAVIMKVGRNLPKIRRALEKAGKLNEALYVERGTMANSHAVPLIERDASPAPYFSLVLVPGWKTRPAGGETP
- a CDS encoding cobalt-precorrin-6A reductase, translated to MTRSILILGGTADARILAGRLAEDSGYRILLSMAGRTLSPVEQPVPMRSGGFGGATGLADFIRAEGFDILVDATHPYAARISANAIEAARLAKVPLVALSRPAWQRQPGDRWQSVDTVEQAVTALGSEGKRVFLALGRQELLPFEAAPQHRYLIRSVDPVEPPLKVPDAHYITARGPFALNDEIRMLEENSIETVISKNSGGSASYDKIEAARRLGVPVIMIERPPKRNDANDANVPDVATALTTIRHQLSLFEKRGE
- a CDS encoding precorrin-3B C(17)-methyltransferase; the protein is MTGRLVVVGLGPGSAAQVTPEALAAVEASEDFFGYIPYLDRLALRPGQRRHASDNREEISRAQQALRLAAAGGKVCVVSGGDPGVFAMAAAVCEAIENGPSEWREIDFSVVPGVTAMLAVAARAGAPLGHDFCAISLSDNLKPWGIIEKRLIAAAEAGFVMAFYNPVSKARPHQLGTAFDLLRAHLPGSVPVIFGRAAGRADERIRVVPLSEASSDMADMATCIIVGSVETRLIERSEKDPLVYSPRFSKRES